GCGACTGGTCGTGGTTCCACGAGGTGGTCGCGCCGGCCGTGGCCGACGGTCCCGGCGGGCTGATCGACGACGACCTGGCATACGTCGCCGCCTGGGGCTGCGACCCGGCGGCGGTCACCGCCCCGGTCCTCGTGCTGCACGGGGCCTCGGACCGGGTCGTGCCCGGCGCTCACGGCGAGTGGCTGGCGAAGCGCTGCCCCCGGGCCGAGCTGTGGCTGCGGCCGTCCGGCGGCCACCTCTCCGTCCTCTCGGAGGCGCCCGCCGCTCTGGACTGGCTGGTGGCGCACGCGCACGGCTGAGCGCGGGCGACCGGGCGGGGCGACCGGCGGGGCGCTCGCGCGGCTGTCCGGCACGCGTCCGCGCCCGTCGCCCGGCCCCGTCGCCCTCCCTTTCTCCGCCACGCCGTTCCCAATGACCGATTTATATGTTTATCGGATTTATGGTGCCTGGTGTCCTGCGTACCGCAGGGGGCGCACAGCGCGCCTGGGCACGGCGTGGGTTGGGATGCCGATGAGGCCGATGAACGGTTTGACCCGTAGGGACGTGGCGCGCCTCGGTCTGGGCGCGGGTCTCGGCGCCGCGGTCGCCGCCCTGGGCGGCTGCGGAGCACGCGACGGGCTGGGAGGGCCGCCCGGGAGCCCGGGAGCGCCGCGGCTCATCGGGGACGGGTCGACGTCGTACACGGGCCCGCAGCCGCGTCAGCCGGACTCCCCCACCCGCCTGGAGCCGGGGCAGACCCCGCCGCAGTTCGTGGTGTTCTCCTGGGACGGCGCGGGCGAGACCGGCAAGGGGCTGTTCCCCCGGTTCCTGGAGCTGGCGCGGGCGCACGACGCGCGCATGACGTTCTTCCTGTCCGGCCTCTACCTGCTGCCGGAGTCGAAGAGGCGGCTGTACCGGCCGCCGCAGAACCCCGTCGGCGCCTCCGACATCGGCTACCTCACCGACGCGCACATCAAGGAGACCCTGAAGTGCCTGCGCGAGGCGTGGCTGGACGGGCACGAGATCGGCACCCACTTCAACGGGCACTTCTGCGCCGGCCCCGGGTCCGTGGCCGACTGGACGCCGGAGGACTGGCACGCGGAGGTCGAGCAGGCCAGGACCTTCGTCAAGTCCTGGCGCACGCACTCCGGATGGCGCGACCTGGAGCCCCTGCCGTTCGACTACGACCGGGAGCTGACCGGCGGCCGCACCCCGTGCCTGCTCGGACAGGAGAACCTGCTGCCCGTCGCCCGCGCGCTCGGGTGGCGCTACGACGCCTCGTCACCGGGCGGTGAGCAGCGCTGGCCGCGCAGGCGCGGCGGGATCTGGGACCTGCCGCTGCAGTCCATCCCCTTCCCGGGGCACCGGTTCGAGGTGCTGTCGATGGACTACAACATGCTGGCCAACCAGTCGGGCAACAGCACCCGCGCCCCCTCCTACAACTACCCCGCCTGGCGGGTGCTGGCCACCGAGTCGTACCTGGCCGGCTTCCGGCGCGCCTACGAGACCAACCGGGCGCCCCTGTTCATCGGCAACCACTTCGAGGAGTGGAACGGCGGCATCTACATGGACGCCGTGGAGGAGGCCCTGCGGCGGATCGCCGACACGCCGGACGTACGCCTGGTGTCCTTCCGGCAGTTCGTCGACTGGCTCGACGCCCAGGATCCCGCCGTCCTCGCGCGGCTGCGCACCCTGGAGGTGGGCGAGCGGCCCGCGGACGGCTGGTCCGGTTTCCTGCGCGCGGGCGGGCGGTCACGCTCCGAGGCGTGACCGCCGACCCGCCGGGTCAGGAGGTGGAGCCGAGGCTCTGCCTCGTGTAGGCGCACTCGGTGTAGATGTACCCGGGCCGCAGTTTCGCCGTGTCCGAGGCCGGGGTGGCGGTGTTCGCGCCGTGCGGCCGGTGCACGAAGTACGTCGTGCCGACCGGCAGGGTGAGCGTGTGCTGCGGGTAGTTCTTGCCGCTGCTGCAGGGCTTGAAGCCGATCCGGATGGTGTCGGCGAAGGAGTACGCCTTGCAGCTCCCGCAGCCCTTGAGGGTGAAGCTGCCGGTGACCGGGCCGGTGTAGAGCACGGTCACGTCGTCGGGGCTGTCGTTCTTGACGGTGACGGAGATGCTGCCGCCGGAGGCGGTGGTGGGCAGCTTCTTGCCGGCGGCGGGCAGGGTCTGCGCCACCTCGGCGCCGATGGCGATCTTCTTGGCGCGTTCCCGGTTCCCGCCGTGCTTGTTGTCGGAGACGTACTGGTCCATCGTCTTGCGGGCGGCGTCGAAGTCGCCGTCCTTGTACTGGGCGACACCGCAGGCGTACT
Above is a genomic segment from Streptomyces collinus Tu 365 containing:
- a CDS encoding lipoprotein, yielding MNGLTRRDVARLGLGAGLGAAVAALGGCGARDGLGGPPGSPGAPRLIGDGSTSYTGPQPRQPDSPTRLEPGQTPPQFVVFSWDGAGETGKGLFPRFLELARAHDARMTFFLSGLYLLPESKRRLYRPPQNPVGASDIGYLTDAHIKETLKCLREAWLDGHEIGTHFNGHFCAGPGSVADWTPEDWHAEVEQARTFVKSWRTHSGWRDLEPLPFDYDRELTGGRTPCLLGQENLLPVARALGWRYDASSPGGEQRWPRRRGGIWDLPLQSIPFPGHRFEVLSMDYNMLANQSGNSTRAPSYNYPAWRVLATESYLAGFRRAYETNRAPLFIGNHFEEWNGGIYMDAVEEALRRIADTPDVRLVSFRQFVDWLDAQDPAVLARLRTLEVGERPADGWSGFLRAGGRSRSEA